The genomic interval cACACTTCAATTTCCATATGTAGAAAAAAATACAATGCAACAATCATATGCCTATATTTATATGTGATGAAAGGATTTTTGTATTAGTTTGGAAGATAATTGACCTCTGTTTTCCTTTTTAGTGAAGGCTTCTGAGTTTGTACATATTAAGAGTTCGTCTTCATTTTTAGTATAAACTAACATAATTGATCAGTTTCATAACACaatattaataagttttttttattattattactactatTGGttgtataataaattaaataaaaaaacataaaatataatccTGCTGAAGATAACCATATATGTTTCTATTACAATCCTATATTCCTAGAACTATAAACCAGTTCTACATACTTGAAGATCACTCGAATTGTTTTGAACTTAATACATACACTTAGATAAAATAAAGCTTGAAAACTTGTTTTTCTATtctttttttcataaaatttcttatatataatttgccCAGTCTTCATTTCTCACAAGATTTTTCATCtgcaaaattcaaaatttcgaaACAAAATCCTGAACTTTCCATGGAAAACCTGAGCTTCAAATGGCCTTAAAACTGACCAACTTACGACTAAGCCTGCACCACCACATTTAAGAACATTTACACAGGAAACTGTACAGACCAAAACATATGGCAAAGGTGATCGTCGGGTTCATATTGTAGTTTCACCTGATTCAAACCTTTTCAGAGGTTGGATTTGACAAGTTTGGTTTCTTTTTGGATTCAACATAAGCTGCAAGTTGAATGCACTTCCTTTTGGATTCTTCCAGATGCTTCTCCAAGCCTGCAATCTATTCAATCACAGTTTCATCACATTTTcgtatgtgtgtgtatatatatatatataagtgttACTTAGCTACAATTATAAATACCTACCATCTGTTTTAATTCAGTCTGTTTTTTCACATGTTCTTCACACCTGTCGAAGAAAAGGTCTCACATGGGATCAGTCAAGTCATTCATCATAGCATAATTATTACATCCCATCAAGAGTGGATTTTATTTCATAGCTGAAAATCACCATTTTCTTCTTCACTTTTCTTGCTACTATTTAGTTATTGCTATTATAGAACCATGTTATTGAAAATAGTACATAATGTTCTTCTAGCAACAGCTAAATCTAAGAAGAAAACATGAGAAGTTGTAACCACAACAATCAAAGTCTTTAACACATGGAAATAAACTGTAATATATACCTCAGGAAAAGTTGTACATTTTCTTCACATATTTGATCAATGGAGTCGGGTTCTGGTTCATCTGCCGCATCTACTAGATCAACTACTTCCTTCGACCCCTGAAAagacttttggttaatcaatttCGGCCTTTCATGGTTCAGATATAGGTATGTATGGCTTTCTAAATCGAAGAAAAAATAACTTGGACTACAATTCCTCTAAAGAGGCACATTCCGTGTCTTTAAACTATTAGGCCTAGtgtcacgggctcaccttttcaggcagcggaacacccgtgcggcaccttgacttctctaagccaaggtcagccttccaaccatccgagtaacaatgggctcatttttcgcgcgaccgtgtgcctcgtgcacacttccgtctttcgaacaactcccgccgagtcatgctcgcaagcatccatgagtgcaATCATGCATCGAGGCTCTCTAGCCAGGATACTCGCACTGTCCATAGGTTCCCAACATGGTAAGACAAATCCCAACACTGacgctcaccttgtcactcgtgaccaaggtagcacgtgtggcaagatgccaacaccaagccaacgtgccaacgcctctatcatgccccattcgatactgtccgaatagtctctctcgtcgcccaaggactcccatacgtccatggaccaatcctcaaggcgccatgcctccacgcatgttggcaggccctcaagacaagccaccaaactagttgcatacattagacctctgtccctttccaacatggtgcatccgtcccatgcgcgtatgcaaactagcccacgaatgactacccgtgtcatctcgtgttgagactcgtGGCCTAGGCGCACCACGACGTCTCTTGGAGGATCTAGGCCACGTCTCGTGCAAGCGGCATACCGGCAAGCCAAGGGAAACGTACCATTGAACCTCTGGCGGCATTCTTCGACGCACTACCGGGTCGgcccgataatgtccatgagtactccaactcatggagacatatgagtcccctcgtggtcctcatatgcccgccctactagtcccaactggctagtagtagctcacttagcaccaaggtgcaAGGGGTGGTGGAGAGGCGACACCGGGATACCCCGCTTAAAGAGCATTCgagcttttagccttctacgggaacatagatgatttttgctcttgtagacatatgggaagcaccatataccaaatcacctaGTTTCGCCAAGCCAGGTTGCACCATTCTATTTGTAGACCCGAATAAATGGCGAATACCAAGTCCGTCCGTccggacaatattgaagatatttacgaaaatgccactgcatacaaactaagcatcgGCATGCCACACATGCCACCTGACATTCCCCCCACTTGaccaccacttggccaacttgtgggCATCACTTAGCTTGTAACGTGCCATCATAGGCCGCACGTAACATTCTCCCCACTTCAACATGTCGATGCCCTCATCGACGGACCGCATGACAAATCTCCCCGATCTCGACTCCTAAGCTTACCCCAAGCTTCTCCCGAATCCTAAGTACGCACTTGTCCCCCTACCTCAGTAGAACCACCCTCTTGGTTGATGATCTCGCACGCCCACTCTTGGACTTGATCGAAGACCATTGCCCTTGTCGTATTCAGATCCACCCATGGAGTAGTGCCTACCGCACTAGAATACTCCCCACCATGAACTCCTCCGAGTCCATCACAACGTCCCTCCAGGTCAGCACTTTGCTCTGACCCTGAAGCTACCACATCCTGCGATTGTAGCTCACTCGCCAatcgtccaatgcatactcctttTGACAAGGACAAAGTATGGTGCACCTCGGGGGTGAGGTTCGCAAACCAACCGTTCCCAACGGCACCTACAAAACACGGCTTTCAGCAGAAGCCAAGTCCTACGGACAAGTCCGCCGGAAACTACACACGCCAACTCTATGGCACACCATCCTCCCCCGATGGCAATCGAGCGAAGACACTCTCATCGCGGGATAAAGTTTGGTGCGTCCCACACGGACGAGGCTCGCGAAGCCAGCGCACCCAATGCGGCACCAAGTGCACTCTTGCACCCAATTTCTTCGCGAAGTTGACAACATTGGCCTCGGCCCAACCGCATGCCCACGGCTTCATGCAAAGGCCCCAGCGACCCATTGCACACTCGGCTCCTGCGAGCTCCTGCTTGTGTCGGCTCCCGTGTGTCACGAAGTTTATCTCCAAAATCAACCACGCATCCTACGATGACTCGCTAATTTTCGATGAACTTGATGACACCCAGTCTCCTCTTAAGACTTGAAGTCATCCGTCAAGTCAGCTATCTCCCATCGACATATGTTCTGCGAACCATTCGGCTTACAGTGTCCCATACAACACCGGTGTTCCCATAAACACAAAACATGCCCATAACATCTCATGAAACTAGCTCGGTCTTGATCTCGGTCTACGCCCTTGCATATTGTCTATCTGCGGCTTGCGACAATCATGCAAGTCTTCACCACGAACAACCAATGCATTGTAGTGTTTCCTACGGATTCACACACCAAGGCGAACAAGTACCACGATTCTTCAAACACATGAATTAGTGGGCTCCCCCACTTCAACTTGGGAAACAACTTCTCTCTTGAGGAATATCCCTCGAAGATATAGCTCGCAAGCTAGCATACTCGCATACGGTTCCTCACTCCCACATTtcactttgatgaagatgttgaaCTAATGCCTCGATCATTCGACTCTTCGCCCTCGACATTTCAATGTTGCCTTAGTATTGTAGTCTGGCGACTTTCACCACTAGGCCAACATTGCCATGATGTTATCTTAGTACTGAGTCAATGAGACTTTCACCACTAGATAAGCTTGGTTACGCATGTCACGAGTCTTCTTGACTTTACATCACGAACAACGATCAATCTGGTGATACTCATCTCGATGCTTGTAATGAATAGCTAGTCTTGTTGAGTGAGCCGTGAAGGTCTCTCCCCCGCTTCATCTGTTGGCGTCCTCGACAACATGCCCCTATGAATGTCTGACATCCAACTTTTCATGCACACCATGTCATCTAAAAGTGCATCCGCGGGATGTGACTCTCGAGTCAACTATCTCATTAGCACCCACAGCATCGATTTCCACATGCATGCACTAACATTCCACTCGACCATCCATCGATTCACTTGCATCACGCCACTTCGGCTCCCACGGTGTACTAAGTTCCAATGACGCGACCCTCGGCCTTCATGCAAACTGCAACACCCTTCTCGACCTTCGCGAGGCCAACATGACTACTAAGTGCGGCACGACCTGCGGCCTCCACCTGAGCTCTAGCGCCATCTCGATGCTTGCGCTCGGTCTTCTCGGCCTGGCGGCTTCCTTGATGCCTTTATTCCACAACTCATGACTTTCATCGATGTCTTTGTGTGGCTTACGCCCATGGCGATTTAACAAGCGAACACATTCAGCTCGAAGCTGCCTCGGCGCTTCCATATGGATCAAATAAAACTCGCATGCGAACACACTCAGTACAACCATCCTCGACGATTGCGGCCTCTGCACGCCTTAGTGCTCCATGTGCGTCCCTCTCGACACACGATGTAGCAGCGAAGCATTCCATGTACGTACCCATCGAACCATCTTGGTTTATCAACTCTCGACCTCTGTCGTGGTAACGGAGAATACGACGGTCCACTTACTTCCACACTCCTGCAGCCAAGCTTCCTTTTCAGCAAGCGCCTCCTGCGGCTTACAATGTCAACTCGGGCAAACTTGGCCTAGTGTACCGAAGCATACAGCATGGATATCCACTCGACCTTGTCTATGCCAACGAGTTTCAAACATTACGTTGCGCACACGGTTTCACGTGGTAGTTGTCTTTCTAGCATCCACGAACTTGACTCGAAGCGACCATCCATGTCTCCTCTTTAGGATGTCCGGTATTCCCATGAAGAGAAGCTGAACCAAGTCTTAAGCTCCATCTCGACTGCGATCCTCTTTAAAAGGCTAGCGGCTCGACGACGTCTTGTTCCAACATTAGGACCATCTCGATCGAGTCCACACGCCTACATCCTGCAGGATGAGCCAACCGGAGTTCACCTCCCGGCCGAGATGAACTTGGCTACTGATACCCAtcacgggctcaccttttcGGGCGGCGGAACACCGTGCGGCACCTTGACCTGCAAGCCAAGGTCGACGCTTCCAACCATCAgagtaacaatgggctcatttttcgCGCGGCCAGGTGTGCCTCGTGCACTGCCGTCTTTCGAACAACTCCGTAGgagtcatgctcgcaagcatccatgagtgcGATCATGCATCGAGGCTCTGCAGCCGGGATACTCGCCTTGTCCATAGGTTCCCGACATGGTAAGACAAATCCCGACAACGACGCTCGCCTTGTCctcgtgaccaaggtagcaCGTGTGGCAAGATGCCGAGCACCGAGCCAACGTGCCAACGCCTGCATCATGCCCCATTCGATCTTGTCAAGATAGTCTCTCTCGTCGCCCCGAGGACTGCACgtccatggaccaatcctcGAGGCGCCATGCACTCCACGCATGTTGGCGGGCCCTCGAGACAAGCCACCGAActagttgcatacattagacctgCGTCCACTTTCCAACATGGTGCATCCGTCCCGTACGCGTATGCAAACTAGCCCACGAATGACTACcgtgtcatctcgtgttgagactcgtGGCCTTTAGGCGCACCACGACGTCTCTTGGAGGATCTAGGCCACGTCTCGTGCGAAGCGGCATGCGAGCCAAGGGAAACGTACCATTGAACCTCTGGCGGCATTCTTCGACGCCTACTCGGGTCGGCAgataatgtccatgagtactccaactcagtggagacatatgagtcccccGTGGTCTCGTATGCATACTAGTCCCAGTTGTAGCTCACTGCTTGCAACAAGGTGCAAGGGGTGGTGGAGAGGCGACACCGGGATACCCCGCTTAAAGAGCATTCgagcttttagccttctaccaggaacatagatgatttttgctctgtagacatatgggaagcaccatataccaaatcacctagtttcgccaaaccgattgcaccattctatttgtagacccaaataaatggcgaataccaagtcccgtcccgatccggacaatattgaagatatttacgaaaatgccactgcatacaaactaagcatcagcatGCCACCTGCATGCACCACAACATTCCCCCCCACTTGaccaccacttggccaacttgtgggCATCACTTAGCTTGTAACGTGCCATCATAGACTGCACGTAACACCTAGCATCAGTGGAGAAATGTAAAAATGTATTGTCCAAGTATTTAAAATGCTATAAAGCTAGACATAAACTTCAGCTGATGTTTCCACATGGGCCTGCATTTTAAAACATTGATTACTTCCGGAACCTATCTGACATATACATAAGGCCATGTAACTAAATATGGGTAACCTTGCACTCCAGTAATTGTATTGGAAAAACATGGAAGAACATACACAAAAGAAGCAATAACAAAGAATATGTTGGTCACTTACACTAGACAATTTACTGCGAACACCAGTTCTTGGACCGAATCCAGGAGGTAAACTATTCCTTAAATCATGTGTGACATTAGCTGGAAGACCAACACTAGTTTGATTGGCTTCAACATTAGAAGTAAGTCCAGCCGAAGATTTAATTTGAATAGGGCGATCCTTTTGTGTCTTGTGTACACTGGTGCCGGGAGTCTGATATCCCATATGGTGACAGTTGACTTTCCTGCTTGTCCAAATCATATTAgttagttatttattattttaaatgtgACAAATTTAAGAAAGTTACAACCATGAAACTATGGCTACGTTTTTTATCATGAAAACCTCAATTCATCAgttttttcttaaaaagaacaagagagagagagagagagagagagagagagagagagagagagagagagagaagaaaagaatgaCCTAGAACAAGGGATAGGGAGATTGAATCAAAATTGTCACAAACTTGGACTAGAGTCACTAGACATACACAACTCACCAGTAATCATTAACCATTTGTTTCAGCCTTGTTTCAAGCCGAATAAACAGTGATGACCTCTCAAAATCTTGCTTGTCATGTGCAGGCTCTATAAAATTTGCTTCAAGAACTCCTACAGTATTCATCAATAATCATCACTAACTGAATATAAAGGAAAAAGTATAAATGACTGAATACTTGATCAAAAGCCCTGGTatacaaataaaatatagaAGGGGGAAAAAAAGAGAACAACAAAAATACCAACAACACCACTCCCTTTCGAAGAGCCATCAGCAGTGACTTTCCAGAATGGCTGCAACAGTGTGGACAGATACATAGCATCACCATTAGAAAGTCCAGTAAATCATTCTCATACGTGTAAAGATAGATAACTAAAAACAACCCCGAAAATGATATTCAATGTAATAAATTTACAGCAAATGCAAAATATCACAGTTCAGATTTTGAGCAGCATAAAAAGGTAACACTACCAGAACGTACCCTGATGAGGCGATTTTTATGGTAAACATTGAATCCACAAACTGAAAGATCAGGTGCCTCTTTTATAAACCCAAGTTTTGTGTCCACTGCCTAAAACAAAAGATTGTTAGTTAAATGTTAGATGGCCTAAATATTATACTCCCTCTGTAAATTTTGCAGAATTGATATTAGTAAGAGatgcaaaatacaaaataatgttTATCCCATACTAATTAATGAAGGAAAATTGAGAGTGAGACAAATAAAGATAGTGAAGAAGAGATAATATAGGAACTTAAAGAGATTAAAGACACAAACAAGAATAAAAAAAGGGGAATTTAAAGAGatttaaaaaacaaatataatagagaaaaagataaaactagGAGAAAGGAAGAGGGAATAAATCAATAATTCATCCAGTTTTCTGTCAAATAATAAACACAATTAGCCATATTTATAGATAGGTAAAAAAAGCATACTGAGACAGATAAGAAATGTAATACAATTGGAAACTAACtcaaaaagattataaaatactaaaattttaaGAACTCAAAATTGAATAAATCTCAAATACTAATTCTGTACTATCTATGCGATAATTAAAACCCCATTTTTATTTATCATGATATCATTGTGTTGAAAGAGCATAATAAAAAAGGCAAAAATTAATGCTTCGCTTTGAATCATAGAATTACCTCGGCCACTACTGTACCCAGCTGGGGCCTGTATGATACAATTATTGGATATTGCAACTCGTCTGCTATATTAAATTGTTCTACAGGCTTCCCCCTTAGTATTATACTGAAGTTCGAAAATTTTCTGAGGTACAGGATGGAGGCATATGCCTAGAAAcaagaaattataaaataacatttgtcAAATAAGCAAAGCAGAACCACAACAAGAAGACCACTAAAAGTTAGCAAAGAGACCCTTAATGAGTAACGGATGCGGTAAGATATATGGGATTGCATTTGAGCTATTCTTCTCCTTGGTTGATTTGAACTTCCATGAGTAGTTTCATCTCTCAACCGAATATCCTGGTCAAGGAAAAACAAGAACCATATTCACTATTAAAATCAGACCTATGACTGCTGAAGGTTTTACATCAGGAAGGTTTTGGAATATTGAAATGTTACACCATAACAAAGTAATGCTAGTTTAATAAAGATTGTTACTCTTACCATGTTTTCTTAATTCATGGTTGAAATTTCTCAATAATTTAAACACTTCACAATTAGAAAGGGTAGATAGAATAGATTTGTGAATGTAAaacaaattttatgtttttcaaaaaaaagtaaaacaaaTTTTATGTGACTACTAACATTCCACAGTTCCACTTCTTAAGATTGTGTGGGTGACAGAAGATGCTTGTTATAGGTAATTAGTGTTTAGGTACGGCGGGCTTACTGAAGTCTCCACCTGTTTAAATCAtctcctttttttttcattcttatAGGTATACCATCTCATTAGGGACATCTAATATATATCACATTACCATAAAACAGCACTTCCTAAAGAATTGTGTAGATTAAAGGATTTTTAAGAAAACATTACATAACAGTTTCAGCACCACCGGCTGCAGCTtacctcatcatcatcatcaaaattCAGCTCATATATGCCTTCATCATTCAGCCACAAATTGTATATAATtacttttgttccatgagctcCAATATCCTCAAACTGAGAAATATAACAAACCATTCAGGGATTATAAGAGCAAGCCAAAGGTACAAATAATCTGGCTATGGTTGTTGAAGACTTAagttttaacaaaatttaaataaatttcaaatttctttctgCAAATTCCAAAATGTGAATGTCCACAATCACATTCACACTGACTCCTTGCCCAAAAAATTGAATAAGAACAACTACAGTCAGTAATTTGTAAGCAACAGACATAAAAAAGCATAtgttatcttaataataatgtaaGAGTAAGACAAGCAGAAATTCAACAATAATTTACAGTTAACAAAACCTACAGATAATTCTGAACTTCTGTAGAGAGAATATAACCAAATTAACCTGTAGCATGAGTTCCTCCTTTGATGAAAATGGAGACCACTCAAGGATTGTTTTCAAGTTAGAAGACCAATCATCATGTGAACCATAAATTATCGGTTCTGCCCAGTTAGAACTAATGTCAAAATCAACCTGCATTGAAGCAAATTACGgtataaataccaaaatatagATAATTGCAACACTCAAAAAGGAAACTACAACCCTGGAAGTTAAGGATTTAAATACCATTGGCACAATCACATCGTCCTGTcctgtttttcttaaaaatgtaTACGATAGAAGTCCAACACTCTGCGTGGCTTGGCTAAATACAATTTAAGGAAAAAATGTCACTGAAAATTGGAACTTTATTgctcaatctgacaataagaaactATGCATTATCAT from Cannabis sativa cultivar Pink pepper isolate KNU-18-1 chromosome 4, ASM2916894v1, whole genome shotgun sequence carries:
- the LOC115712826 gene encoding protein MICRORCHIDIA 2 isoform X1, translated to MTPKSEKGAALVDGCTTDEEDDADTQPPSNAIATTTASDPSDLDYRSFWKAGSYAVNNTIKPPSSQDQLEHARVHPKFLHSNATSHKWAFGAVAELLDNAVDEIHSGATFVKVDKIDIMKDNTPALLFQDDGGGMDPESIRKCMSLGYSSKKTNTTIGQYGNGFKTSTMRLGADVIVLSRAVRGSQATQSVGLLSYTFLRKTGQDDVIVPMVDFDISSNWAEPIIYGSHDDWSSNLKTILEWSPFSSKEELMLQFEDIGAHGTKVIIYNLWLNDEGIYELNFDDDDEDIRLRDETTHGSSNQPRRRIAQMQSHISYRIRYSLRAYASILYLRKFSNFSIILRGKPVEQFNIADELQYPIIVSYRPQLGTVVAEAVDTKLGFIKEAPDLSVCGFNVYHKNRLIRPFWKVTADGSSKGSGVVGVLEANFIEPAHDKQDFERSSLFIRLETRLKQMVNDYWKVNCHHMGYQTPGTSVHKTQKDRPIQIKSSAGLTSNVEANQTSVGLPANVTHDLRNSLPPGFGPRTGVRSKLSSSFQGSKEVVDLVDAADEPEPDSIDQICEENVQLFLRCEEHVKKQTELKQMIAGLEKHLEESKRKCIQLAAYVESKKKPNLSNPTSEKV
- the LOC115712826 gene encoding protein MICRORCHIDIA 2 isoform X2 produces the protein MTPKSEKGAALVDGCTTDEEDDADTQPPSNAIATTTASDPSDLDYRSFWKAGSYAVNNTIKPPSSQDQLEHARVHPKFLHSNATSHKWAFGAVAELLDNAVDEIHSGATFVKVDKIDIMKDNTPALLFQDDGGGMDPESIRKCMSLGYSSKKTNTTIGQYGNGFKTSTMRLGADVIVLSRAVRGSQATQSVGLLSYTFLRKTGQDDVIVPMVDFDISSNWAEPIIYGSHDDWSSNLKTILEWSPFSSKEELMLQFEDIGAHGTKVIIYNLWLNDEGIYELNFDDDDEDIRLRDETTHGSSNQPRRRIAQMQSHISYRIRYSLRAYASILYLRKFSNFSIILRGKPVEQFNIADELQYPIIVSYRPQLGTVVAEAVDTKLGFIKEAPDLSVCGFNVYHKNRLIRPFWKVTADGSSKGSGVVGVLEANFIEPAHDKQDFERSSLFIRLETRLKQMVNDYWKVNCHHMGYQTPGTSVHKTQKDRPIQIKSSAGLTSNVEANQTSVGLPANVTHDLRNSLPPGFGPRTGVRSKLSSGSKEVVDLVDAADEPEPDSIDQICEENVQLFLRCEEHVKKQTELKQMIAGLEKHLEESKRKCIQLAAYVESKKKPNLSNPTSEKV
- the LOC115712826 gene encoding protein MICRORCHIDIA 2 isoform X3 → MTPKSEKGAALVDGCTTDEEDDADTQPPSNAIATTTASDPSDLDYRSFWKAGSYAVNNTIKPPSSQDQLEHARVHPKFLHSNATSHKWAFGAVAELLDNAVDEIHSGATFVKVDKIDIMKDNTPALLFQDDGGGMDPESIRKCMSLGYSSKKTNTTIGQYGNGFKTSTMRLGADVIVLSRAVRGSQATQSVGLLSYTFLRKTGQDDVIVPMVDFDISSNWAEPIIYGSHDDWSSNLKTILEWSPFSSKEELMLQFEDIGAHGTKVIIYNLWLNDEGIYELNFDDDDEDIRLRDETTHGSSNQPRRRIAQMQSHISYRIRYSLRAYASILYLRKFSNFSIILRGKPVEQFNIADELQYPIIVSYRPQLGTVVAEAVDTKLGFIKEAPDLSVCGFNVYHKNRLIRPFWKVTADGSSKGSGVVGVLEANFIEPAHDKQDFERSSLFIRLETRLKQMVNDYWKVNCHHMGYQTPGTSVHKTQKDRPIQIKSSAGLTSNVEANQTSVGLPANVTHDLRNSLPPGFGPRTGVRSKLSSAHVETSAEVYV